In Xanthomonas sacchari, a genomic segment contains:
- a CDS encoding chemotaxis protein CheA, whose amino-acid sequence MNLDHLLKTFIAESRDLLEDMERNLLEAERGEAGPDAVNAIFRAAHTIKGSGGLFDLAQLVGFTHVVESVLDLVREHAVALDSELIQLMLACCDHIRALVEAAAGAEADEAALAADGAPLLDRLQTYLQPTAAPVAVAAAVAAAPAQTGYWRIALRPFADALRFGNSPLHLIRCLGRLGTLEAVRTHHHDVPALPDLDPEACYLGFEILLRSDASQAAIEDIFEFVRDDCDLQVLAVDPDGDAANLALPLLVAEAGSQASADDFAGFETAAAPAATPAAAAPAASSVAAGNAKAAGARGEGGSIRVDADKLDRMIDLVGELIIAVASTGANAQRTGDAQLLESTSILAGLVEEVRESALQLRMVKIGGTFNRFHRVVHDVARELGKDIALVVNGEDTELDKSVVEKIADPLTHLVRNAMDHGIEPAEVRQARGKPVRGTVRLNAFHDSGSIVIQISDDGGGLNRDKILAKALERGLIEPGRQLSDREVFALIFEPGFSTAEKVTNLSGRGVGMDVVKRNITALRGSVDISSQQDVGTTISVRLPLTLAIINGFQVGVGKSVFVVPLDAVEECVEFEATYQSDYIDLRGGILPYVRLRSLFAIAGERPARESIVVIRQGAQRFGLVVDTLLGEWQTVIKPLSKVFAGVKGISGSSILGSGGVALILDVPSLLQQVEPAHEALAA is encoded by the coding sequence ATGAACCTCGACCATCTGCTGAAGACCTTCATCGCCGAGAGCCGCGATCTGCTCGAGGACATGGAACGCAACCTGCTGGAAGCCGAGCGCGGCGAAGCCGGCCCGGACGCGGTCAACGCGATCTTCCGCGCCGCCCACACCATCAAGGGCTCCGGCGGCCTGTTCGACCTGGCGCAACTGGTCGGCTTCACCCATGTGGTGGAGAGCGTGCTGGACCTGGTGCGCGAACATGCGGTCGCGCTGGATTCGGAACTGATCCAGCTGATGCTGGCCTGCTGCGACCACATCCGCGCGCTGGTGGAAGCGGCGGCCGGCGCCGAGGCCGACGAGGCCGCCCTGGCCGCCGACGGCGCGCCGCTGCTGGATCGCCTGCAGACCTATCTGCAACCGACTGCGGCGCCCGTCGCCGTGGCGGCCGCCGTCGCGGCGGCGCCGGCGCAGACCGGCTACTGGCGGATCGCGCTGCGGCCGTTCGCCGACGCGCTGCGCTTCGGCAATTCGCCGCTGCATCTGATCCGCTGCCTGGGCAGGCTCGGCACGCTGGAGGCGGTGCGGACGCATCACCACGACGTGCCGGCACTGCCGGACCTGGATCCGGAAGCCTGCTACCTGGGCTTCGAGATCCTGCTGCGCTCGGACGCCTCGCAGGCCGCGATCGAGGACATCTTCGAGTTCGTGCGCGACGACTGCGACCTGCAGGTGCTGGCGGTGGACCCGGACGGCGACGCCGCCAACCTGGCGCTGCCGCTGCTGGTGGCCGAGGCCGGCAGCCAGGCCAGCGCCGACGACTTCGCCGGGTTCGAGACCGCGGCGGCGCCGGCAGCCACGCCCGCGGCGGCGGCACCGGCCGCCAGCAGCGTTGCCGCCGGCAACGCCAAGGCCGCGGGCGCCCGCGGCGAAGGCGGCTCGATCCGCGTGGACGCCGACAAGCTCGACCGCATGATCGACCTGGTCGGCGAACTGATCATCGCCGTCGCCAGCACCGGCGCCAACGCGCAGCGCACCGGCGACGCGCAGTTGCTGGAGTCCACCTCGATCCTCGCCGGGCTGGTCGAGGAAGTGCGCGAAAGCGCGCTGCAGCTGCGCATGGTCAAGATCGGCGGCACCTTCAACCGCTTCCACCGCGTGGTCCACGACGTCGCCCGCGAGCTGGGCAAGGACATCGCGCTGGTGGTCAACGGCGAGGACACCGAGCTGGACAAGTCGGTGGTGGAGAAGATCGCCGATCCACTGACCCACCTGGTCCGCAACGCCATGGACCACGGCATCGAACCGGCCGAGGTGCGCCAGGCGCGCGGCAAGCCGGTACGCGGCACGGTACGGCTCAACGCCTTCCACGATTCCGGCAGCATCGTCATCCAGATCAGCGACGACGGCGGCGGCCTCAACCGCGACAAGATCCTGGCCAAGGCACTGGAGCGCGGGCTGATCGAGCCCGGCCGCCAGCTCTCCGACCGCGAGGTGTTCGCGCTGATCTTCGAGCCGGGCTTCTCCACCGCCGAGAAGGTCACCAACCTGTCCGGCCGCGGCGTCGGCATGGACGTGGTCAAGCGCAACATCACCGCGCTGCGCGGCAGCGTCGACATCAGCAGCCAGCAGGACGTGGGCACCACCATCTCGGTGCGCTTGCCGCTGACCCTGGCGATCATCAACGGCTTCCAGGTCGGCGTCGGCAAATCGGTGTTCGTGGTACCGCTGGACGCGGTCGAGGAATGCGTGGAGTTCGAGGCCACCTACCAGAGCGACTACATCGATCTGCGCGGCGGCATCCTGCCCTACGTGCGCTTGCGTTCGCTGTTCGCCATCGCCGGCGAACGCCCGGCGCGCGAGAGCATCGTGGTGATCCGCCAGGGTGCGCAGCGCTTCGGCCTGGTGGTGGACACCCTGCTGGGCGAATGGCAGACGGTGATCAAGCCATTGTCCAAGGTGTTCGCCGGGGTCAAGGGCATCAGCGGCTCGAGCATTCTCGGCAGCGGCGGCGTCGCCCTGATTCTGGACGTGCCCTCGCTGCTGCAACAGGTCGAGCCGGCGCACGAGGCGCTCGCGGCCTGA
- a CDS encoding methyl-accepting chemotaxis protein encodes MSTKFSIASKLWTASAVAVALPLTAALAAYTLSLPAATTLTLSAAASAVAALVLGWTVSSAARSVRVTAATLYDFSRGKFDAVLPQVGSEQACELVVGLREVQGNVRRANEGIKQMVLAHEAGDIDAAIDPSTLHGEFRDIADGVNRAVAGHVAVKKKAMACVAEFGRGNFRAPLETFPGKKAFINETIEQVRRNLLELIAQINHMSAEHDAGDIDVVIDSHRFDGDFRTLAEGINRMVNGHIAVKKKAIACVAEFGRGNFKAPLETFPGKKAFINDTVEQVRRNLLGLIAQMNHMSAEHDAGDIDVVIDSSLFEGDFRSMAEGINSMVVGHIAVKKKAMACIAEFGRGNFDAPLETFPGKKVFINDTIEQVRANLRALIRDTSLLVAAASAGRLEVRADAGLHQGDFRRIVDGINQTLDAVIGPLDEARVVLKAIEDGDLTRQANVQCEGQLKELCDSLNATVTRLAQVVGEVNINAEALASASEEVSATAQSLSQAASEQAAGVEETSASLEQMTASISQNTENAKITDGMATKAAREAAEGGDAVRSTVAAMKQIAQKIGIIDDIAYQTNLLALNAAIEAARAGEHGKGFAVVAAEVRKLAERSQVAAQEIGEVAESSVGLAENAGKLLDQMVPSIRRTSDLVQEITAASEEQTSGVGQINAAVGQLNQTTQQAAANSEELAATAEEMSGQAEQLQQLMSFFHTNQAVAPRRPVETPRVAPIRRSPPRSRSFGHSDGALALAPPNELHFDSF; translated from the coding sequence ATGTCCACCAAGTTCAGCATCGCTTCCAAACTCTGGACCGCCAGCGCGGTCGCCGTTGCGCTGCCGCTGACGGCCGCCCTCGCCGCCTACACGCTCTCGCTGCCGGCGGCCACGACGCTGACCCTGAGCGCCGCGGCCAGCGCAGTGGCCGCGCTCGTGCTCGGATGGACCGTGAGCAGCGCGGCACGCTCGGTCCGCGTCACCGCCGCAACCCTCTACGATTTCTCGCGCGGCAAGTTCGACGCGGTGCTGCCGCAGGTCGGCAGCGAACAGGCCTGCGAGCTGGTGGTGGGGTTGCGCGAGGTGCAGGGCAACGTGCGCCGCGCCAACGAGGGCATCAAGCAGATGGTCCTCGCCCATGAGGCCGGCGACATCGACGCGGCGATCGACCCCAGCACGCTGCATGGCGAGTTCCGCGACATCGCCGATGGCGTCAACCGCGCGGTGGCCGGCCATGTCGCGGTGAAGAAGAAGGCCATGGCCTGCGTCGCCGAGTTCGGCCGCGGCAACTTCCGCGCGCCGCTGGAGACCTTCCCCGGCAAGAAGGCCTTCATCAACGAGACCATCGAACAGGTGCGCCGCAACCTGCTGGAACTGATCGCGCAGATCAACCACATGTCCGCCGAGCACGATGCCGGCGACATCGACGTGGTCATCGACAGCCATCGCTTCGACGGCGACTTCCGCACCCTGGCCGAGGGGATCAACCGCATGGTCAACGGCCACATCGCGGTGAAGAAGAAGGCCATCGCCTGCGTCGCCGAGTTCGGCCGCGGCAACTTCAAGGCGCCGCTGGAGACGTTCCCGGGCAAGAAGGCGTTCATCAACGACACCGTCGAACAGGTGCGCCGCAACCTGCTGGGCCTGATCGCGCAGATGAACCACATGTCCGCCGAACACGACGCCGGCGATATCGACGTGGTCATCGACAGCAGCCTGTTCGAGGGCGACTTCCGCAGCATGGCCGAGGGCATCAACAGCATGGTGGTCGGCCACATCGCGGTGAAGAAGAAGGCGATGGCCTGCATCGCCGAGTTCGGCCGCGGCAACTTCGACGCGCCGCTGGAGACGTTCCCGGGCAAGAAGGTGTTCATCAACGACACCATCGAACAGGTGCGCGCCAACCTGCGGGCGCTGATCCGCGACACCAGCCTGCTGGTCGCGGCGGCGAGCGCCGGGCGCCTGGAAGTGCGCGCCGACGCCGGCCTGCACCAGGGCGATTTCCGCCGCATCGTCGATGGCATCAACCAGACCCTGGACGCGGTGATCGGCCCGCTGGACGAAGCGCGCGTGGTGCTCAAGGCGATCGAGGACGGCGATCTGACCCGGCAGGCCAACGTGCAGTGCGAAGGCCAGCTGAAGGAGCTGTGCGACAGCCTCAATGCCACCGTGACGCGCCTGGCGCAGGTGGTGGGCGAGGTCAACATCAACGCCGAAGCGCTGGCCAGCGCCTCGGAGGAAGTCAGCGCCACCGCGCAGTCGCTGAGCCAGGCGGCCAGCGAGCAGGCCGCCGGCGTCGAGGAAACCAGCGCCTCGCTGGAGCAGATGACCGCCTCGATCTCGCAGAACACCGAAAACGCCAAGATTACCGACGGCATGGCCACCAAGGCCGCGCGCGAAGCCGCCGAGGGCGGCGATGCGGTGCGCTCCACGGTCGCGGCGATGAAGCAGATCGCGCAGAAGATCGGCATCATCGACGACATCGCCTACCAGACCAACCTGCTGGCGCTGAACGCGGCCATCGAAGCCGCGCGCGCCGGCGAGCACGGCAAGGGCTTCGCGGTGGTCGCCGCGGAAGTGCGCAAGCTGGCCGAACGCAGCCAGGTCGCGGCGCAGGAGATCGGCGAAGTCGCCGAATCCAGCGTCGGCCTGGCGGAAAACGCCGGCAAGCTGCTCGACCAGATGGTGCCGTCGATCCGCCGCACCTCCGACCTGGTGCAGGAGATCACCGCCGCCTCCGAGGAACAGACCTCCGGCGTCGGCCAGATCAACGCCGCGGTCGGCCAGCTCAACCAGACCACCCAGCAGGCCGCGGCCAACTCCGAGGAACTGGCCGCTACCGCCGAGGAGATGAGCGGGCAAGCCGAGCAGTTGCAACAACTGATGAGTTTCTTCCACACCAACCAGGCGGTCGCGCCGCGACGTCCGGTCGAAACACCGCGCGTCGCCCCGATCAGGAGGTCGCCGCCGCGCTCGCGCAGCTTCGGCCACAGCGACGGCGCGCTCGCGCTGGCGCCGCCAAACGAACTGCATTTCGACAGTTTCTGA
- a CDS encoding HAMP domain-containing methyl-accepting chemotaxis protein: MFKNMKIGTRIGIGFGLVLLLMLASGIFATLQMARINGSSTEMAGNWMPSIRNIEEMSANFNKLRLLEVQRAIATDPAEMQDYDTRMTKTLEAFENNRKTYVPLISSPEEHALYEDFAKKFDRYNELHKQLLTLNAQAKTQEALAVLNGEQRQLFRGTADAIDKLVDLNVKGGMDASDRGDDLYASARALIITTIVASLLLGVVVAFFIVRILTRLLGGEPAYVAEIANKVAQGDLNLVVAVRANDSGSALSAMRSMVERLKLVIDGQRRVVAAANRGDFSERVALDGLAGFQREMGQGLNELATTTGGSIQDVVRVMGGLAEGDLTQSIDKHYDGAYAEMKNYVNDTIARLSQVVAEVNGSAEALASASEEVSATAQSLSQAASEQAAGVEETSASLEQMTASISQNTENAKITDGMASKASNQALDGGESVRATVQAMKQIAQKIGIIDDIAYQTNLLALNAAIEAARAGEHGKGFAVVAAEVRKLAERSQVAAQEIGDVASSSVELAENAGKLLDEMVPSIKRTSDLVQEITAASEEQTSGVGQINAAVGQLNQTTQQAASNSEELAATAEEMSAQAEQLQQLMSFFKLQAAPIAKGAARRPGVRGRVGQPSKPIARVANGQLVLADTLDEAHFETF, encoded by the coding sequence ATGTTCAAGAACATGAAAATCGGAACACGCATCGGCATCGGCTTCGGCCTGGTGCTGCTGCTGATGCTGGCAAGCGGCATCTTCGCCACGTTGCAGATGGCCAGGATCAACGGCTCGTCCACGGAGATGGCCGGCAACTGGATGCCCAGCATCCGCAACATCGAGGAAATGAGCGCCAACTTCAACAAGCTGCGCCTGCTGGAAGTGCAGCGGGCCATCGCCACCGACCCGGCGGAGATGCAGGACTACGACACCCGCATGACGAAGACCCTCGAGGCCTTCGAGAACAACCGCAAGACCTACGTGCCGCTGATCTCCTCGCCGGAAGAGCACGCCCTGTACGAGGATTTCGCCAAGAAGTTCGACCGCTACAACGAACTGCACAAGCAGCTGCTGACGCTGAACGCGCAGGCGAAGACGCAGGAAGCGCTGGCCGTGCTGAACGGCGAGCAGCGGCAACTGTTCCGCGGCACCGCCGACGCGATCGACAAGCTGGTGGATCTGAACGTCAAGGGCGGGATGGACGCCAGCGATCGCGGCGACGATCTGTATGCCTCCGCGCGCGCGCTGATCATCACCACCATCGTCGCCTCGTTGCTGCTCGGCGTCGTCGTGGCGTTCTTCATCGTGCGCATCCTCACCCGTCTGCTGGGCGGCGAGCCGGCGTACGTGGCGGAGATCGCCAACAAGGTCGCCCAGGGCGACCTGAACCTGGTCGTGGCGGTGCGCGCCAACGACAGCGGCAGCGCGCTGTCTGCGATGCGCAGCATGGTCGAGCGGCTGAAGCTGGTCATCGACGGCCAGCGCCGCGTGGTCGCGGCCGCCAACCGCGGTGATTTTTCCGAGCGCGTCGCGCTCGATGGACTGGCCGGGTTCCAGCGCGAGATGGGCCAGGGCCTGAACGAGCTGGCCACCACCACCGGCGGCAGCATCCAGGACGTGGTGCGGGTGATGGGCGGCCTGGCCGAAGGCGACCTGACCCAGAGCATCGACAAGCACTACGACGGCGCCTACGCGGAGATGAAGAACTACGTCAACGACACCATCGCGCGCCTGTCGCAGGTGGTCGCCGAGGTCAACGGCAGTGCCGAAGCGCTGGCCAGCGCCTCGGAGGAAGTCAGCGCCACCGCGCAATCGCTGAGCCAGGCGGCCAGCGAGCAGGCCGCCGGCGTCGAGGAAACCAGCGCCTCGCTGGAGCAGATGACCGCCTCGATCTCGCAGAACACCGAAAACGCCAAGATCACCGACGGCATGGCCAGCAAGGCCTCCAACCAGGCGCTGGATGGCGGCGAGTCGGTGCGCGCGACGGTGCAGGCGATGAAGCAGATCGCGCAGAAGATCGGCATCATCGACGACATCGCCTACCAGACCAACCTGCTGGCGTTGAACGCGGCCATCGAAGCCGCGCGCGCCGGCGAGCACGGCAAGGGCTTCGCGGTGGTTGCCGCGGAAGTGCGCAAGCTGGCCGAACGCAGCCAGGTCGCGGCGCAGGAAATCGGCGACGTGGCCAGCTCCAGCGTGGAGCTGGCGGAGAATGCCGGCAAGCTGCTGGACGAAATGGTGCCGTCGATCAAGCGCACCTCCGACCTGGTGCAGGAAATCACCGCCGCCTCCGAGGAACAGACCTCCGGCGTCGGCCAGATCAACGCCGCGGTCGGCCAGCTCAACCAGACCACCCAGCAGGCCGCGTCCAACTCCGAGGAACTGGCCGCCACCGCCGAGGAAATGAGCGCGCAGGCCGAGCAGCTGCAGCAGCTGATGAGCTTCTTCAAGCTGCAGGCCGCCCCGATCGCCAAGGGCGCCGCACGGCGTCCTGGTGTCCGCGGTCGCGTCGGCCAGCCCTCCAAGCCGATCGCGCGGGTGGCCAACGGCCAGCTGGTCCTGGCCGACACGTTGGACGAAGCCCATTTCGAAACCTTCTGA
- a CDS encoding chemotaxis protein CheW produces MNAPASLSPSDAGELATDQFLTFLLGKEMFGVGILGIKEIIEYRTPTDVPMMPPALRGVINLRGAVVPVVDLQQRFGRAPSEISKRTCIVIIEVANGDERQVLGLLVDAVSEVLEIAGSDIAPPPAFGAGIRRDFIHGMGKVGERFVILLDADAVLSTQEFVAMAGIETGAEETMAA; encoded by the coding sequence ATGAACGCTCCCGCTTCCCTCTCACCCTCCGACGCCGGCGAGCTGGCGACGGACCAGTTCCTGACCTTCCTGCTCGGCAAGGAAATGTTCGGCGTGGGCATCCTCGGCATCAAGGAGATCATCGAGTACCGCACGCCGACCGACGTGCCGATGATGCCCCCCGCGCTGCGCGGGGTGATCAACCTGCGCGGCGCGGTGGTGCCGGTGGTCGACCTGCAGCAACGCTTCGGCCGCGCGCCCAGCGAGATCAGCAAGCGCACCTGCATCGTCATCATCGAAGTGGCCAACGGCGACGAGCGCCAGGTGCTCGGCCTGCTGGTGGACGCGGTCAGCGAGGTGCTGGAGATCGCCGGCAGCGACATCGCCCCGCCGCCGGCGTTCGGCGCCGGCATCCGCCGTGATTTCATTCACGGTATGGGCAAGGTCGGCGAACGCTTCGTGATCCTGCTCGATGCCGATGCGGTATTGTCGACCCAGGAGTTCGTCGCCATGGCCGGCATCGAAACGGGGGCCGAGGAAACCATGGCGGCGTGA
- a CDS encoding EAL domain-containing response regulator: MPPFHDTAILSDFGTILVVDDSQVQREHALSLCLRLGAAAVEEAGDGHAALARCLRAPALGLLILDLEMPGMDGVQLLDALARCKVQMPIVVASQRGAALIESTLQVGRASGLNMLAGLEKPLRAQELGAALQARPHPHAREESAAADSAIDAAQLRQALQRGDIEVAYQPKVDMRSGKVGGVEALARWRHPSAGPIAPDRFIALAEREGLIHALTASVADQAMARLAAWKQEGFPLTLALNLSPSLLQDPNLLDELLAQLRRHGLVPSDLVLEITESSLVFGSALGMLARLRLQGFGLSLDDYGTGFSSLQQLTRIPFTELKIDRLFVHDAHRSRNLRTVLESALGMAQRLGLRTVAEGIETVEDWNLLQALGCDFGQGYLLARPLGGGALHAWLLEHHRLLHEHGPASASGVTH; this comes from the coding sequence ATGCCTCCCTTCCACGACACCGCCATCCTGAGTGACTTCGGCACCATCCTGGTCGTGGACGACAGCCAGGTGCAGCGGGAACACGCGTTGTCGCTGTGCCTGCGGCTGGGGGCGGCGGCGGTGGAAGAGGCCGGGGACGGGCATGCGGCGCTGGCGCGCTGCCTCCGCGCGCCGGCCCTGGGCCTGCTGATCCTGGACCTGGAGATGCCCGGCATGGACGGGGTGCAATTGCTCGACGCGCTGGCGCGCTGCAAGGTGCAGATGCCGATCGTGGTGGCCTCGCAACGCGGCGCGGCCTTGATCGAATCGACCCTGCAGGTCGGGCGTGCCAGCGGATTGAACATGCTGGCCGGGCTGGAGAAACCGTTGCGCGCGCAGGAACTGGGTGCGGCCCTGCAAGCCAGGCCGCACCCGCATGCGCGCGAGGAATCCGCCGCGGCGGACAGCGCGATCGATGCGGCGCAACTGCGGCAGGCCTTGCAGCGCGGCGACATCGAGGTGGCCTACCAGCCCAAGGTCGACATGCGCAGCGGCAAGGTCGGCGGCGTGGAAGCGTTGGCGCGCTGGCGCCATCCCAGCGCCGGACCGATCGCGCCGGACCGCTTCATCGCCTTGGCCGAGCGCGAGGGATTGATCCATGCGCTCACCGCCAGCGTCGCCGACCAGGCGATGGCACGGCTGGCGGCCTGGAAACAGGAAGGCTTCCCGTTGACCCTGGCGCTGAACCTGTCGCCGAGCCTGTTGCAGGATCCGAACCTGCTCGACGAATTGCTGGCGCAACTGCGCCGGCACGGCCTGGTCCCGTCCGATCTGGTGCTGGAGATCACCGAAAGCTCGCTGGTGTTCGGCAGCGCGCTGGGCATGCTGGCGCGGCTGCGGCTGCAGGGCTTCGGCCTGTCGCTGGACGACTACGGCACCGGCTTCTCCTCGCTGCAGCAACTCACCCGCATTCCCTTCACCGAACTGAAGATCGACCGCCTTTTCGTCCACGACGCGCACCGCAGCCGCAACCTGCGCACCGTCCTCGAGTCGGCCCTGGGCATGGCCCAGCGGCTGGGACTGCGCACCGTCGCCGAGGGCATCGAGACGGTGGAGGACTGGAACCTGCTGCAGGCGCTGGGTTGCGACTTCGGCCAGGGCTACCTGCTGGCGCGTCCGCTGGGCGGCGGCGCGCTGCACGCCTGGCTGCTGGAACACCACCGCCTGCTGCACGAACACGGCCCCGCCTCCGCCTCGGGCGTCACCCACTGA
- a CDS encoding CheR family methyltransferase translates to MTSTDTITEQEFGRFQRFIFDATGITISPAKKAMLCGRLGKRLKAHSLQTYTQYLKLLESREGSGEVQTAIDLLTTNETYFFREPKHFELLRSVAAAHTGSAPFRCWSAASSSGEEAYSMAMVLDDTLQGRPYEVVGTDISTRVLAKARTGHYPLLRIEHMPQAMLKRYCLKGRGEYEGSMLIDRRIRDHVRFLHANLNAPLPNLGQFDVVFLRNVMIYFNGQTKREVVTRVLGTLKRGGIFCIGHSESLNEVNGEVVQIAPSVYRKP, encoded by the coding sequence ATGACCAGCACCGACACCATCACCGAGCAGGAATTCGGCCGGTTCCAGCGTTTCATCTTCGACGCGACCGGCATCACCATCTCCCCGGCCAAGAAGGCCATGCTGTGCGGACGCCTGGGCAAGCGCCTGAAGGCGCATTCGCTGCAGACCTATACCCAGTACCTCAAGCTGCTGGAAAGCCGCGAGGGCAGCGGCGAGGTGCAGACCGCGATCGACCTGCTGACCACCAACGAAACCTATTTCTTCCGCGAGCCCAAGCACTTCGAGCTACTGCGCAGCGTCGCCGCCGCGCATACCGGCAGTGCGCCGTTCCGCTGCTGGAGCGCGGCCAGTTCCAGCGGCGAGGAGGCCTACAGCATGGCCATGGTGCTGGACGACACCCTGCAGGGCCGCCCCTACGAGGTGGTCGGCACCGACATCAGCACCCGCGTGCTGGCCAAGGCGCGCACCGGCCACTACCCGCTGCTGCGCATCGAACACATGCCGCAGGCCATGCTCAAGCGCTACTGCCTCAAGGGCCGCGGCGAGTACGAAGGCAGCATGCTGATCGACCGCCGCATCCGCGACCACGTGCGCTTCCTGCACGCCAACCTCAACGCGCCGCTGCCCAACCTGGGCCAGTTCGACGTGGTGTTCCTGCGCAACGTGATGATCTACTTCAACGGACAGACCAAGCGCGAAGTGGTGACGCGGGTGCTGGGCACGCTCAAGCGTGGCGGCATCTTCTGCATCGGCCACTCCGAGAGCCTCAACGAGGTCAACGGCGAGGTCGTCCAGATCGCGCCGTCGGTCTACCGCAAACCATGA
- a CDS encoding protein-glutamate methylesterase/protein-glutamine glutaminase produces MTTIKAMVIDDSAVVRQVLVAVLNDAPGIEVIAAAADPLLAMDKMRQQWPDVIVLDVEMPKMDGITFLRKIMSERPTPVVICSTLTEKGARVTMDALAAGAVAVVTKPKLGLKQFLTESAEEMIATVKSAARANVKRLASRPAVAPAEPEIKHTADVILPAQGGRALSQTTERVVAIGTSTGGTQALEEVLTALPRVSPGIVIVQHMPEKFTAAFAARLDTLCQIAVKEAANNDRVVPGRALIAPGGKHMLLRRSGAQYFVEVLDGPPVNRHRPSVDVLFRSAARAAGGNALGIIMTGMGDDGAVGLLEMRQAGARTVAQDEQSSVVFGMPKEAIKRGGAERILPLSAMAREIGQQLS; encoded by the coding sequence ATGACCACGATCAAGGCCATGGTGATCGACGACTCGGCGGTGGTCCGCCAGGTGCTGGTCGCCGTGCTCAACGACGCGCCCGGCATCGAGGTCATCGCCGCCGCCGCCGACCCGCTGCTGGCGATGGACAAGATGCGCCAGCAGTGGCCGGACGTGATCGTGCTGGACGTGGAGATGCCGAAGATGGACGGCATCACCTTCCTGCGCAAGATCATGAGCGAGCGCCCCACTCCGGTGGTGATCTGCTCCACGCTCACCGAGAAGGGCGCGCGGGTGACCATGGACGCGCTGGCCGCCGGCGCGGTGGCGGTGGTGACCAAGCCCAAGCTGGGCCTGAAGCAGTTCCTCACCGAATCGGCCGAGGAGATGATCGCCACGGTGAAGAGCGCCGCGCGCGCCAACGTCAAGCGTCTGGCGTCGCGCCCGGCAGTGGCGCCGGCGGAGCCGGAAATCAAGCACACCGCCGACGTGATCCTGCCGGCGCAGGGTGGGCGTGCGTTGTCGCAGACCACCGAACGGGTGGTGGCGATCGGCACCTCCACCGGCGGCACCCAGGCGCTGGAGGAAGTGCTGACCGCGCTGCCGCGGGTCAGCCCGGGCATCGTCATCGTCCAGCACATGCCGGAGAAGTTCACCGCGGCCTTCGCCGCGCGCCTGGACACGCTGTGCCAGATCGCGGTGAAGGAAGCGGCCAACAACGACCGCGTGGTGCCCGGACGCGCGCTGATCGCGCCCGGCGGCAAGCACATGCTGCTACGTCGCAGCGGCGCGCAGTATTTCGTCGAGGTGCTGGACGGGCCGCCGGTGAATCGGCACCGGCCGTCGGTGGACGTGCTGTTCCGTTCGGCCGCGCGCGCGGCCGGCGGCAACGCGTTGGGCATCATCATGACCGGCATGGGCGACGACGGCGCGGTCGGCCTGCTGGAAATGCGCCAGGCCGGCGCGCGCACCGTGGCCCAGGACGAACAGAGCAGCGTCGTGTTCGGCATGCCCAAGGAAGCGATCAAGCGCGGCGGCGCGGAGAGGATCCTGCCGCTGAGCGCGATGGCACGCGAGATCGGCCAGCAGTTGAGCTAG
- a CDS encoding helix-turn-helix transcriptional regulator: protein MLEFTVAYPIRVQNGGLFISRGVGAHPARVIQSYELIFVERGILSIREQDNDFHVGPGETLLLWPGRAHAGLGQFPDDLRFYWVHFELEPGVAQADHAVPLSMPQRTAIRDPERFVGLFRWFLAEQEERRTLPMLEPIVLSMLQCVAGAWPDPHASERAGAALAYRAKQLIGTQFHTALTASSLAAQLHCNPDYLGRIYRRSFGTTLTEAIHRQRIAFAEKLLLVNTCAVDDVAQRAGFSDSGYFRRVFRQRLGMTPSAYRRLYCKEHINSG from the coding sequence ATGCTCGAGTTCACCGTCGCCTATCCGATCCGGGTCCAGAACGGAGGCCTGTTCATCTCCCGCGGGGTGGGCGCGCATCCGGCGCGGGTGATCCAGTCCTACGAGCTGATCTTCGTCGAGCGCGGCATCCTCTCCATTCGCGAACAGGACAACGACTTCCACGTCGGCCCCGGCGAGACGCTGCTGCTGTGGCCGGGCCGCGCGCACGCCGGCCTGGGCCAGTTCCCGGATGACCTGCGGTTCTACTGGGTGCATTTCGAACTGGAACCGGGCGTGGCGCAGGCGGACCACGCGGTGCCGCTGTCGATGCCGCAGCGCACCGCGATCCGCGATCCGGAACGCTTCGTCGGCCTGTTCCGCTGGTTCCTGGCCGAGCAGGAGGAACGGCGCACGCTGCCGATGCTCGAGCCGATCGTGCTGTCGATGCTGCAATGCGTGGCCGGCGCCTGGCCGGATCCGCACGCGTCCGAGCGCGCCGGGGCGGCGCTGGCGTACCGCGCCAAGCAGTTGATCGGCACCCAGTTCCACACCGCGCTCACCGCCTCGTCGCTGGCCGCGCAACTGCACTGCAATCCGGATTATCTGGGCCGCATCTACCGGCGCAGCTTCGGCACCACGCTGACCGAGGCGATCCACCGTCAGCGTATCGCCTTCGCCGAGAAGCTGCTGCTGGTCAACACCTGCGCGGTGGACGATGTCGCGCAGCGCGCCGGCTTCAGCGACAGCGGTTACTTCCGGCGCGTGTTCCGCCAGCGCTTGGGCATGACCCCCAGCGCCTACCGGCGCCTGTACTGCAAGGAGCACATCAACTCGGGCTGA